GGAGGTTTTGACGATGCAATTGAGAGGGGTTATATTACCAGAATTCGAAGGCACATGGACAGACAATCTATATCTGAAATAATATCAACTTCTTCCCAACTTGCTTTCATTTCGGGGTTTCTAGTTGACAACTCATGTTGAAACTCTTTATTTTGCCATGCTTTCTTCCTTAGATGGTATGATTTCCAATTGATGTCTAAATCAAACTGTGATGATTTAAATACTAGTCCATTCCTAATTAAGTTTGTCCAAATTGgagatattttaaaaaaaaatcaatctaGGCATAAAAAAGAATCAATCAGAGCCAGTTCTCTACTTAGAGCGCAATGGCTTGAAAATGAGTTAAGATTTCATAACGCGCAAGACTTCTATTCCAATTTTATCTGAATCAATTACCTCTTTCTATTGGCCATAACAATACCAATAGCGGCACACTTGTGCAAAACATCATGCAAAATATACACCAGCCCACTAAAGGGCTTTGAATATTTAAAATCATTCATGTagtttaaagtagaatatcgtttatatagaaaaaattaaataaaaacaaacccaTACTTTTTGGGGTGAACAAATACAATACTAAATCAACTCTAACCAGAGCTGCTGCCTGTTGGGCATTCTAATATTATGTATAATGCTCACACTACCTCAAGATCTCATAAGATGCAGATAgtatactttaaaaattataaccTGTCTTCTTCATCAACCCAAGTTCTCAGTGAAAATCATACTAGTATACAATTTGGATAAGACTCTACAAGGCACAAAGTCTGTAttaacaaacacaaattttatttaccaCAGATTTCCTAAACAAGGCTCAAACACCTGACAAGATGAAACCATCGAACACAAATTGGTAGCATAGATTTCCTAAAACAGTTAACCACTCCGTAAATTGTTGCATGAAATGTCATTCATCTTTAAAAGAGGGAGGGGGAAGAGAGAAATCTGAGGCACAAAAGacaacaaagaaaacacaGTGACGATGGGGCCACACAGTCCATAGTTTTCATCatattatgaaattattgacGCGAAGGGGTAGCACAAGAGGGACATATTATGAGAAATACTTCAATTTCCCTGAAGAACCGTCAGGAAACAGAAACATATCAAGATTATAGCACCAACTAATAACATATATTGAGAACTTTTTTCAGAAGAAAATGACATCTGTAAATTTTCAGAACATGTGAAAAACAATACAATACTTAATAAAATTGAATCTTATATTCCCCAGACTATTGAAGAGAACTGACCATTTATGATCCACTACTAATGTAACAATTAGCTAGTAGAGAACCAAATACTACAACTCAATTACTAATCTGTTTCTGTTCGGATTGTATTTACATACTCACACAATTACCTCAAGATCTCATGTAGTGCACATAATCCTATGAAAATTATATTAGTATGGGGTAAGGTAAGTGCataaaacagaaaacagaaaacagaaaattctCCAATTCACAATGCCTGATTTGAACTTACAAGGTTTGACATTGGCCAACCGTATGTAACAAGATTTtgaccaaaaccaaaaagaaaaacaggatTAAATTGAGTGTCCATTATGGGACACTCGATTCTCAATTAGACAATGGAATAGGTAAATCTATTATCCTTGTTTCTTTCCTTATGAGGTCCATTTATCCCCATATTTTCTGCCAATATGtgaattcttttattttaatacgaCCAATATTGAAAtcatgcaaaaacaaaaaattgaaaaagaaaaacttggagtTCAAACATCTTTGCACCTGAAAATAAGGTTCACCATCATACAAGATAAAACAAGCAATGAAGAATTGGGACCAaagatttcttcaagagtatacTTCAGGAAAACGCAAACATTTGGATGGTAACCTTAATATATTGTTCAAACATCTCAGTACCCGAAAATAAGGCTCAAACATCTTAGTACCCGAAAATAAAGCTCAAGCATCAAACAAGATAAACAAGCAATGAAGAATAGGAACTAAAGATGTGCTTAAACACATTTTTAAACGATCTTATACATAATACTAGTGAAAACAAACCTAGGTCACAAACTAACCCAACAACGAGGAAAGAGAGCAAGATATGTTTAGGCACAAAAGATAtagtaaaaacaaaagaagacaGAGTAAACACGATACCCATCAGAAAATCAAAACACAAAGACAATATCATGCTCAATTAGAAGACTTACAATGACAATCAGAAAATCAGAACCCAAAGAGTTGACAGCAGTAGTTAAGAAAGGAAAATTCTATTAAAAGTTAAAGAAAAAGCTCTTAAAATGCCTGACTTGCTTCTATCACCTGAAAAAGGGCCCAGGACATATACTGACCATaattgaatcaaaatcaattaacACAATGCTAAAATCAGAACAATCCACACACAACCCAAAAGTCcatacattttaaaaaataagctTAATGTACAAGTTTTTAGACTGTAGGAAAGGTAAACCAAGTCAAATTTATGGTGTGCCAAGCCGACCTTACTAGTTCTTCTACTCTGCTCCCCATTAGAAATCTGCCCCACTACAGGCTTAGGCACTTCAGAAagtacatgtttttttttttttttttttgtaaatgatGAGAACCAAGGATCCTGTTTAACATctccaaataaaaatggtttcctatttttattgtttggaGTGCCCTCATCAGCTCTGGCAATTGTTTAAAACGTGGAACTTGTAAGGTTTCTGTCTATTTGATTTTCAGTCATTGAtgataataaaagaaaatttgagtGGACTTCAATTTGTGCTCATGTACATTGACAGAAAACGTTTGAAAAGGTGAAATATTACAATACCAAATGAACTCTAACCAGAGCTgtatacaattttatttaccAGATACGGcaacttatataaaaaaattcactgCTGCTTGCTGGGCATTCTAATCTATATATAATACTCAAACTACCTCAAGATCTCATAAGATGTAGTCAGTATACTTTAAAACCCACGTACaacctttcttcttcatcaacccAAGTTCTCAGTGAAAATCATACTACTATGAAACAAacctaaattttatttaccaCAGATTTCCAAAACAAGGCTCAAAACATCTGATAAGATGAAACCAAAGAACACAAATTGGTAGCATAGATTTCCTAAACAGTAGCCGCTCTGTAAATTGTTGCATGAAATGTCATTAATCTTTAAAACATAACCATAGTGACAGCAACATAAATGAGAccccagaaaaagaaacaaaaaaggaggGAGAAATCTAagccacaaaagaaaaaacaaagaaaacactgATTGGGTTATTTCATAAATATAAAGGAGAAATGAAGATGGTGTACCTGATTATCAGAGTCACTGAAGCAAATGCCACTGCAGAGTTTAAAAAAGGGGACAGACTCCATAGTTTTCCTTCATATTATGGCATTATTGACGTGAAGAGACAGTacaagagggaaaaaaaattgtggggACCTGACCAGCCAACAACCTTTAAAACTGAACATCTTTGACAAGAAATCcttattaaatcaaaaccaacataaagATGCAGAAACATTCTTTTACAAGGAATAATTGGTTGCTCAAGATGCTAAATATTCTGGCTTGCATCATTATCATTCTTTATTAAaccaaaaggaagaaagaaaaactagCACAATGATAAGCTCAGAAAGCAATGTACTcggaacaaagaaaaataaactttaTGAACAAGCACATACTTTGCTAATGTTTCCAAGATATCTGGATGTCTAGGATTGCATCAGGCAGAGACAACTATATCCACATTGGAAATCTCATCTATAACAAATTAGAAAGTAAAATGTAAAAGAGATTCCCTAATAATAGCAAGGTTCTAAGTTATCtataacaaaatagaaaatcctGTTGAGGtggctctcaatgaaagcatcAATTTGTGGGATGTGAATTCCACAAACACTTTGAGATGTCTCAATTAAAAGAATGCAACTCAGTCCCTTGCACACCAACCTTCTCAACCATTCCTATTGATCTTAAAATGTGAATCTAAGCCAATAGCTCCTTTGTATCTACACGTGATGATCTTCACCGCATTATAAAAGTACTAACTTATCAACCCATGGTCTATAGCCAAGAAATTTAACTTATCGTCACCTCCCATGTACATGCTCAAAGATCTCATCGTCTTTGAGAGGCATATACAGATCCCTCTAAGCCAAGTAGGAAgtatttgaaacaaaaaaacaaaaatggattATAGCATCCAAGACATCACTATAGAAGCTATTACAAAAAGATCACTGCACAGACCTTTTTATAGCACTTTAATAAATGATTGTGATACATTATGTTAATGAAAGTAGCAGTTTCTTAAGAACAATGTTAGCTAAGCATAAAGCAAAGATAATGAATCATTTATTGTATGGAAGGTCACAAGAAAACCTATTAGAACAATCAATAATGGAATTTTCActccattttccttttcaagttaacaaaaacaaatattatctATAATATAAAATCTTTAGCAATTTTACCTGAAATAGCCATGATATAACCCTTATTGAAGATTattgaagagatgatgaaggcCACACAACTCCAACAGCAATGCAAACTGCAAACTGTACCAGCCACCaagccaaaagaaattgaaagaaaaaaccatTATAAGAAGCAATCCCAAGCTTCTATACTAGCTCAAACGAAATTTGGATAAGTGCAGGGAATAGCAAACTGAAAACTCTACAGGGCACAAAGTGTGTAttaacaaacacaaattttatttacctAGCTTTCCTAAACAAGGCATAAACACCTGACAAGATGAAaccaacaaacacaaattgGTAGAATAGATTTCCTAAACAGTAGCAGCTCTGTAAATTGTTGCATGAAATGTCATTCATCTTTAAAGCATAAATTTAGAGGTGAAACGGAGCTGGGGTACCTGATTATCAGGGTTACTGAAGCAAATGCCAATGCTGGGGTTAGACGAGTGGGGCACACACTCTATAGCAACAACCTTCGCAACTGAACAGCTTATACAAgaaatcattttatttgtaCAGATGCGAAACACTTATTCATCATTTCATTCCtttaataaatcaaaacaGACTTAAAGATGCAGAAACCTGATTAGCTGGAGTTTGGAATTTCTCTATGGTTTACGTTCATAGGGAAAGAAAAGCTGCTGCTGATGCACCTTCAAAGATGGGGAATTGTCTCCAAGTTCTTGATAAGCTTCCGTGtgatttgatttcagttttattGCAAACTTACATACTTTTGTCCCTCATGCCCAAACCATTCGCTCTCAGTTGCATTAGCCATCAAATAGCAATCACACAAAAACtggcacaaaaaaaaaacgaaataaacaatacaaagagtagagagagagagagagcacaaTGGTCCACTTCATCTGACACGTACAATGATATGATATGTATAATGTATATGGCCAATGAACATGGATAgtacacacaaacacacacaacaGAACATACACACTTTATCTTCTGTTGTATCCTGGAAAAAGTTCCAAGAAGTAAAACATTTTAGAAACGATATCCACATTGGAAACCTCATCTATAACAAATTATATCCTGGAACACACACATGTTATCTTATATGCACCATAACAGTGCATACTTTGCTAATTTGTCCAAGATATCTGGATGTGTAGGATTGCATCAGGCAGATACAACTATATCCACATTGGAAACCTCATCTATAACAAATTAGAAAGTAAAACTTAAAGAGATTCCGTAATAGCAAGCTTCTAAGTCATCTATCTTGTCGAGCAGTGGGTTATATTCCAAATCTGGCAtctcaacaataaaaaatcagaattacTATAGTATATATTCAACTACCATATACAACAAATAACAGAGGCAAGGTGGCTTGTAACCTATGCCTCATTTTCCTTGTAAACTCTAACCTGTACTTCATGAGCGGATCTCACCTTCCTCCCAATCGCCCTCCTGCCAGCAGATCtcgccttcctcccaatctCCATTCAGAAACGCCTCCTCGTCCTGACCCTGCAACTCGTCATCTTCCTTGAGGTACAAACCCAAATGCTTAAGAGGCAATCCAAGGTAGACCTTTTCACTGCCACAGCCACACAGAATCTCAAGTTGTTTGAGATCCTTTAAAGGGTCCTCAAATTGGACTGACTTCTCCATGTTCAAAATAGCAAGGCGAGCCGATTCCCTTTGCTCCATCCGATGCATCAATTTTCTCCTTGGTGGAGAATCAGGTAGACCCTTTAGTATCTTGTTTGCTTTCCGTATTGTACCTGCAAATCGCATCTTGAGCGACTGAATTCGCCTAGCCTTACATGGAGAAAGATTGTCTGTGGCCTGATACATGGCTTGATGAACAAGGGTATTGTCTGTGGCCTGATACATGGCTTGATGAACAAGGGTGCCCAAGTCGTCATCTTTGGTTGACTTAACTGAGTGAGAATCAGAAACCCCAACAACCCCTTGACTTTGCATAAGAACCGTACAAGCAGAAGAGCTCTTGCCATTTGGTCTCCGTTCGGGCAGAGGAGGAGTAGGAGGAGGACAAGCAGCATTTGACATTTTCTCCTCGGCTTCTTTCCATTGGGTCTCAAAAACCCCACTGAGATGCTTGGCTGCTGCACGATTTCTACTCCCAAGGGGGAAATATCTGAAAGCGTTTGAGAAGATAAGCCTGATATCAGCAGCAAAGTCATCAGCGCTGGAGTAGACACCCCTCTCCAATTTCGATTTCACAGTACCCAAATCCATCGGCCTCCAGATTTCGTCGAAATAACCCGGCAGATTCTCAGCCACAGGATCAACAACAGGCTTGTTGAAGTAGCTCGCATGGCCGAGGTTC
Above is a genomic segment from Prunus dulcis unplaced genomic scaffold, ALMONDv2, whole genome shotgun sequence containing:
- the LOC117612994 gene encoding bromodomain testis-specific protein-like isoform X1 gives rise to the protein MAWSAIKRRQLEDGFGSFEFQFQTQKRIRSSRVSETQRNVAVEGKSTVGLPLRKGLASSATKNADPESEDLGFDEICQTQKRKRSSRVSETQRNVAVEEKSTVGLPLCMGLASSATKNANPESEEGFDKICQTQKRKRSSGFSETHRNVAVEEKSTVGLPLCKGLASSATKNANPESEEGFDEICQTQKRKRSSRVSKTQRKEKSTVGLPLCKVKGLASSASKETLDCSKVLASLMNLGHASYFNKPVVDPVAENLPGYFDEIWRPMDLGTVKSKLERGVYSSADDFAADIRLIFSNAFRYFPLGSRNRAAAKHLSGVFETQWKEAEEKMSNAACPPPTPPLPERRPNGKSSSACTVLMQSQGVVGVSDSHSVKSTKDDDLGTLVHQAMYQATDNTLVHQAMYQATDNLSPCKARRIQSLKMRFAGTIRKANKILKGLPDSPPRRKLMHRMEQRESARLAILNMEKSVQFEDPLKDLKQLEILCGCGSEKVYLGLPLKHLGLYLKEDDELQGQDEEAFLNGDWEEGEICWQEGDWEEGEIRS
- the LOC117612994 gene encoding bromodomain testis-specific protein-like isoform X2, producing MAWSAIKRRQLEDGFGSFEFQFQTQKRIRSSRVSETQRNVAVEGKSTVGLPLRKGLASSATKNADPESEDLGFDEICQTQKRKRSSRVSETQRNVAVEEKSTVGLPLCMGLASSATKNANPESEEGFDKICQTQKRKRSSGFSETHRNVAVEEKSTVGLPLCKGLASSATKNANPESEEGFDEICQTQKRKRSSRVSKTQRKEKSTVGLPLCKVKGLASSASKETLDCSKVLASLMNLGHASYFNKPVVDPVAENLPGYFDEIWRPMDLGTVKSKLERGVYSSADDFAADIRLIFSNAFRYFPLGSRNRAAAKHLSGVFETQWKEAEEKMSNAACPPPTPPLPERRPNGKSSSACTVLMQSQGVVGVSDSHSVKSTKDDDLGTLVHQAMYQATDNTLVHQAMYQATDNLSPCKARRIQSLKMRFAGTIRKANKILKGLPDSPPRRKLMHRMEQRESARLAILNMEKSVQFEDPLKDLKQLEILCGCGSEKVYLGLPLKHLGLYLKEDDELQGQDEEAFLNGDWEEGEICWQEGDWEEVFV
- the LOC117612994 gene encoding bromodomain testis-specific protein-like isoform X4, producing the protein MAWSAIKRRQLEDGFGSFEFQFQTQKRIRSSRVSETQRNVAVEEKSTVGLPLCMGLASSATKNANPESEEGFDKICQTQKRKRSSGFSETHRNVAVEEKSTVGLPLCKGLASSATKNANPESEEGFDEICQTQKRKRSSRVSKTQRKEKSTVGLPLCKVKGLASSASKETLDCSKVLASLMNLGHASYFNKPVVDPVAENLPGYFDEIWRPMDLGTVKSKLERGVYSSADDFAADIRLIFSNAFRYFPLGSRNRAAAKHLSGVFETQWKEAEEKMSNAACPPPTPPLPERRPNGKSSSACTVLMQSQGVVGVSDSHSVKSTKDDDLGTLVHQAMYQATDNTLVHQAMYQATDNLSPCKARRIQSLKMRFAGTIRKANKILKGLPDSPPRRKLMHRMEQRESARLAILNMEKSVQFEDPLKDLKQLEILCGCGSEKVYLGLPLKHLGLYLKEDDELQGQDEEAFLNGDWEEGEICWQEGDWEEGEIRS
- the LOC117612994 gene encoding bromodomain-containing protein 3-like isoform X3; the protein is MAWSAIKRRQLEDGFGSFEFQFQTQKRIRSSRVSETQRNVAVEGKSTVGLPLRKGLASSATKNADPESEDLGFDEICQTQKRKRSSRVSETQRNVAVEEKSTVGLPLCMGLASSATKNANPESEEGFDKICQTQKRKRSSGFSETHRNVAVEEKSTVGLPLCKGLASSATKNANPESEEGFDEICQTQKRKRSSRVSKTQRKEKSTVGLPLCKVKGLASSASKETLDCSKVLASLMNLGHASYFNKPVVDPVAENLPGYFDEIWRPMDLGTVKSKLERGVYSSADDFAADIRLIFSNAFRYFPLGSRNRAAAKHLSGVFETQWKEAEEKMSNAACPPPTPPLPERRPNGKSSSACTVLMQSQGVVGVSDSHSVKSTKDDDLGTLVHQAMYQATDNLSPCKARRIQSLKMRFAGTIRKANKILKGLPDSPPRRKLMHRMEQRESARLAILNMEKSVQFEDPLKDLKQLEILCGCGSEKVYLGLPLKHLGLYLKEDDELQGQDEEAFLNGDWEEGEICWQEGDWEEGEIRS